The proteins below come from a single Nitrospira sp. genomic window:
- a CDS encoding ABC transporter permease codes for MSFLWLTILSALRILRRNPLRAGLTMLGIVIGVGAVVGMVSLGQGATASVQREIASLGTNVLIIIPGATTTGGVRGGLGSVSTLTVDDARDIEKRVGDISLVTYASRSVLQVIHEHKNWNTIALGTTTTFTDLRNWPVADGNFFTQADEDAAAKVVVLGRTVADNLFERGEEVIGAQIRIKNVPLRVIGILSPKGQSLSGQDQDDIVILPFTTAERKVLGTKFLGTVGIILVATQHRYGVPTAAEEIKELLRARHRIHPAEDNDFTIRTMEDVANTVAGASRTMLMMLLSIASISLLVGGIGIMNILLVSVTERTREIGIRMAVGAKRAHILLQFLVEAIILTAIGGVVGVLFGVAGARILTHFIGWPTIISSQAVTVAFLFSLAVGIFFGLYPANKASRMNPIEALHYE; via the coding sequence ATGAGCTTTCTCTGGCTGACGATCCTTTCTGCCCTCCGCATTCTCCGCCGGAATCCGTTACGAGCCGGCCTGACCATGCTCGGCATTGTAATCGGTGTCGGCGCCGTCGTCGGCATGGTCAGCCTCGGACAGGGGGCGACCGCTTCAGTGCAACGCGAGATCGCCAGCCTCGGCACGAACGTGCTCATCATCATCCCCGGCGCCACCACTACGGGAGGCGTGCGCGGCGGACTCGGCAGCGTCTCCACCCTCACCGTTGACGATGCCCGCGACATCGAAAAACGCGTCGGTGACATCAGCCTCGTGACCTATGCCTCCCGATCGGTGCTCCAAGTCATCCACGAACACAAAAACTGGAACACCATCGCACTCGGGACGACCACCACCTTCACCGACTTGCGCAACTGGCCGGTGGCCGACGGCAATTTTTTTACGCAGGCCGATGAAGATGCCGCTGCCAAAGTGGTCGTATTGGGAAGAACGGTCGCGGACAATTTATTCGAGCGAGGGGAGGAAGTCATCGGCGCACAGATCAGAATCAAGAACGTCCCGCTGCGGGTGATCGGCATCCTGTCTCCGAAGGGGCAATCACTCTCCGGCCAGGATCAAGACGACATCGTGATCCTACCCTTCACCACCGCGGAGCGAAAAGTGCTGGGCACGAAATTCCTTGGGACCGTCGGCATTATCCTGGTCGCGACCCAACATCGTTACGGCGTCCCCACCGCCGCCGAAGAAATCAAGGAACTCTTGCGCGCACGACACCGAATTCACCCGGCGGAGGACAACGACTTTACCATCCGTACCATGGAGGATGTGGCGAACACCGTCGCCGGCGCAAGCCGCACCATGCTGATGATGCTGCTGAGCATCGCCTCCATCTCACTCCTGGTCGGTGGGATTGGAATCATGAATATTCTGCTGGTGTCGGTCACAGAACGGACCAGAGAGATCGGGATTCGGATGGCAGTGGGAGCCAAACGCGCCCACATCCTGCTGCAGTTTCTCGTGGAGGCGATCATTCTGACCGCCATCGGCGGCGTGGTCGGCGTCCTGTTCGGCGTGGCCGGCGCGCGCATCCTCACTCACTTCATCGGTTGGCCGACAATCATTTCCTCGCAAGCCGTAACCGTGGCCTTTCTGTTCTCGCTGGCCGTGGGCATCTTCTTCGGCCTCTACCCGGCGAACAAGGCCTCCCGCATGAATCCGATCGAGGCGCTGCATTATGAGTAA
- a CDS encoding sodium:proton antiporter — protein MTLMHTVTILVCLSAGFSYLNHRYIKLPVAIGLMAMALAMSLVLLCLGKLGYGIESQARSFVQRIDFGEALLHGMLSFLLFAGALHVNLDDLLDQKWFIGTLACGGVLVSTAIVGSLTYLGLEWLGHPIPLIAAFLFGALISPTDPIAVLGILKNANAPKRLEIKITGESLFNDGVGVAVFLVLLAMAESGRVTPEAMGWLLLQEAVGGIVLGLALGYGAYLMLKSVDQHSVEILITLALVMGGYAVADALHTSGPIAVVVAGLLIGNHGRHLAMSDTTREYLDTFWELIDELLNAVLFVLIGLEVLVLRFQDEYLFAGLLAIPLVLFARFVSVSLPVQFFRLFEDLTNRATVILTWGGLRGGISVAMALSLPASTYRDAIVAMTYIVVVFSILIQGLTIERLIRAPEKS, from the coding sequence ATGACCTTGATGCACACGGTCACGATTCTGGTCTGTCTCTCGGCCGGCTTCAGCTACCTCAATCACCGCTACATCAAATTGCCGGTCGCGATCGGTCTGATGGCCATGGCATTGGCCATGTCGCTCGTGCTGCTGTGTCTGGGCAAGTTGGGGTATGGCATCGAGAGCCAGGCGAGGAGTTTCGTCCAGCGCATCGACTTCGGCGAAGCGCTTCTGCATGGCATGCTCAGTTTTCTGCTGTTCGCCGGGGCGCTTCACGTCAATCTCGACGATTTGCTCGATCAAAAGTGGTTCATCGGGACGTTAGCGTGCGGAGGGGTGCTCGTTTCCACGGCGATCGTGGGTTCGCTCACCTATCTGGGGTTGGAGTGGCTGGGACATCCGATTCCGCTCATTGCCGCCTTCCTGTTCGGGGCGCTGATCTCACCGACCGATCCGATCGCCGTGCTGGGAATTCTGAAGAATGCGAACGCGCCGAAGCGCTTGGAAATCAAGATCACCGGAGAATCGCTCTTCAACGACGGCGTTGGGGTCGCGGTGTTTCTGGTGTTGCTGGCCATGGCGGAATCCGGACGAGTCACGCCGGAGGCGATGGGGTGGTTGTTGCTGCAGGAAGCGGTCGGCGGCATCGTCCTTGGGCTCGCGTTGGGGTATGGCGCCTATCTGATGCTCAAGTCAGTTGATCAGCATAGTGTCGAGATCCTGATTACGCTGGCGCTCGTGATGGGTGGGTATGCGGTGGCGGATGCCTTGCACACATCGGGCCCCATTGCTGTGGTCGTGGCGGGGTTGTTGATCGGAAACCACGGTCGGCACTTGGCGATGTCGGACACCACGCGGGAATATTTGGATACGTTCTGGGAGTTGATCGACGAGCTGCTGAATGCCGTTCTCTTTGTGCTGATCGGACTGGAGGTGCTGGTCTTACGTTTTCAAGACGAATATCTCTTTGCCGGATTGCTGGCCATTCCTCTGGTGCTGTTCGCGCGGTTCGTCAGTGTGAGTCTTCCCGTGCAGTTCTTCCGTTTGTTCGAAGACCTGACGAATCGCGCGACCGTCATCCTGACCTGGGGAGGTTTACGCGGTGGCATCTCCGTCGCCATGGCCCTGTCGCTGCCCGCGTCGACATATCGCGACGCGATCGTGGCCATGACCTATATCGTGGTGGTCTTCTCCATTCTCATTCAAGGACTCACCATCGAACGGCTCATTCGAGCACCAGAAAAATCATGA